The Desulforegula conservatrix Mb1Pa genomic sequence TCCGGCCTGCGCCGGAATGACGCTAATCAGACTTTTTGCGGCTTTGTCAGCATTCAGTATTGTTCAGAAGCATGCCCTGCCCGGTTGCCTCAAGAACTGTATGCCATAGTTTACCCCTTGGATTGACCTGTTTGCGCTTTCCTGCCGAAAGCTTCATGGGAATATGAACAAAGCTGCCGTTCCAGTGCCCAACAAGCATTCCGGTTTTTCCGGCCATACCTGCATGAACTGCATCTCTTGCATGAAAACCACAAAAAACGCTGTCGTTTGCGTTGGCTCTCAGGCTCCTGATTGTATAACTTGGATCTATATATTTCATGGAAATATCTATGCCATCATACTTGAAATAGTCTGTGATTCTGTCTTTTAGGTAGATTCCTATGTCTTTCAGTTTAACATTACCTGATTTGTCGAGCTGGCTGTCTCCATCTTCAAGGTATTTCTGCCCTGCTCCTTCGGCCACCACTATTACAGCATGTCCCCTTGCCTTGAGACGTTCATGAAGCTTTGTCAGGAGTCCGTTTGGTCCTTCAAGATCAAAATCCACTTCAGGAATAAGAACAAAATTCGCGTCCTGCTGGGCAAGAGCTGCTGTTGCCGCAATAAAGCCTGAATATCTGCCCATTAGCTTAATCAGGCCGATTCCATAAGGAAAACCTGCGGCCTCATTATGTGCAGCCTGGATAACATGGGTTGCCACATCAACGGCAGTATCAAATCCAAAAGATCGTGAAACCATGAAAATGTCGTTATCAATGGTTTTTGGAATACCTATTATACTTATGGGCAGATTGCGTTTTCTTAACTCAGAATCAATGGCAAGGGCAGCCTTGAGAGTTCCGTCTCCACCAGCCATAAAGACTATGTTTATTTTTTTTTCAATAAGAGTGTCAATTATTGCGTTTATATCCTGGGTTCCCCTTGATGTGCCAAGCACTGAACCGCCAAGGTTAAGAATCCCTGTGACATTTTCAGGGCTCAGATCAACAATTTTATGACCGTATTTAGGAATAAAACCCTGAAGTCCGTATTTAATACCATAAATCCTTTTGACTCCGTACCTGTAATAAAGCTCGAGGACTATTGACCTTATGATATCATTTAGGCCAGGACACAGACCTCCGCATGTAACAACAGCACACCCAGTTTCTGTAGGATCAAAAAAAATGTCTTCTCGAGGACCTGCAAGCTCGAAGGACGGAGGCTGTTCTCCATTTGAAATAACCTCAGCCAGTCTTTTTGCGTCGGTATCTATTAGAATTCTGTCAGAATCGCTTATAAACCTCGGACAAGGTGATTCCGAAGCCATTTCAGCCAGTGGAGATCTGAAACCTGCTTTTCCAAGAGTCCTGATTTCTGTGTCTGCCGAAGTGAGGGATATAAAATCTTCCGTATTTTTATGGCTTTCCATTAATTAGTCCAGAATACTGATCATTAAAGAGGATGAACTCGCAAAAACACACAAAAAGTCATCAGCGTCATGCCGGACTTGATCCGGCATCCAGTGTTTTCAGTCATTTCTGGATTCCGGCCTGCGCCGGAATGACGGAAATCGGACTTTTTGCTACGTTGCCAATGATAATATGGAAGCATCAAAAAAAATCATGATGCATTGAACTTGAACTCGCCCTTTCCAAGTATATCATGGAGATGAAGGACACCAATGACACGATTGCCTCCGGAAGTTATCGGAAGAACAGTAATCTGGTATTTTTCCATCATGTTCAGGGCATCATAGCCTGGAGTTTCCTCGTCAAGGGATCTTGGCGACCTTGTCATTATGTCATCCACCTTGAGTTCACCCATGTTCGGATTCTTGACAATATTATGCCTGATATCCCCATCTGTAATTATTCCGGCAAGATTACACTCGTCGTCACATACAATTATGGCGCCTATGGCGTATTTGTCCATCTCAAGAAGAGCCTGTTTCATGTCTGTTCCTGGCCTGACTATTGGAACCAGATCGCCTTTGAGCATGAGGTTCCCGACTTTGCTTGATAGTCTCTGCCCCAGCTGTCCGCCAGGATGAAATTTTTTGAAATCGCTGGGTTTGAAATCCCTCTTGTGAATCAGGGCTACGGCCAGGGCATCACCCATGGCAAGAAGGGCGGTCGTACTTGCCGTAGGAGCAAGGCCCATAGGACAGGCTTCTTTTGAGACTCCCACATCAATAACCATGTCAGAGAGTTTTGCCAATGTAGAATCAGTTCTGCCTGTCATGGCGACAAGCTTGCATCCTATTTTTCTTACACTTGGCATTAGGAGATTAAGCTCACTCGTTTCTCCGCTGTTTGATAGAGCTATGAATACATCATTTGGTGAAACCATGCCAAGATCACCATGCATTGCTTCCACAGGGTGGAGAAAGAGAGAATTTGTGCCCGTGCTGCTCATTGTGGCGGCAATTTTTCTACCGACAAGACCGGATTTGCCGATTCCGGATATAATGACTCTTCCGTTTGATTCATAGATTGTGTCCACGAGGGTAACAAAATTTGAATCAATCTTGTCTACAAGGCTTAAAATACCCTGGGCTTCGATTTCCAATACTTCTTTTGCGTGTTTGATTATTTCCATGTCAGGACTTCCTGAAACCACCCATTGATGATGTAATGACCAGAAAATGGCCGTTAATCATGATTGAACAAAACTGCAGGCTTTCGTTTTGAAAGAAGGCAAGCAGATCAAAAACATTCCAAAACAAACCATTATTGATGGAGTCGCAAAAAGTCTAAAAATGGCTTAATCGTCATACCTGACTTGATCCGTCATCTTTGTAATTTCAGCCACTTCTGGATTCCAGCCTGCGCCGGAATGACGGGAATCGGACTTTTTGAGACCTTGTCATTAATAAACTGTTTGATTATCGTTTCTCCTGAAAGAGTGCGCAATCCTACCAAGCAGTTCCTCTGCAGGGCAAGGCTTTATAATATATTCGCTTGCTCCGTTTTCAAGCGCATTTTTTGCAAGATCTACCGAAGCATGGCCTGTGAGTATTATTATGATCGGGTCATGTCCGGCTTTTTTATGGCCATCATAAGATCCAGCCCCTTCATATCAGGTAGAATGATGTTAAGAACAACAACATCGGCCCTTTTTTCAGAAAGCCGGGAAATAGCGGCCTTTCCAGTGGAGACACCGTCTGCCCGGATTCCTCTTCTTGTCAATCTTCTTACAAGTGTTGACATCAGGTCTTTTTCATCATCCACAATGAGTATAGATTTTGAAATCATGCGGCCTCCATAATTTAATCAGGATCAAAGCGAAAACCCATGTGAACCCAAACACAAATAAATCTCTTGGACTGGACTAAGCCGCTCTGACCGACGTGCCTGTAATCGTATTAGAATCCATATGCATTCAAGTCCAGATAAAAAAGAAAAAGCCTGGGCACAAGACTATTTGTTTTTATAAAAAGGCAAAATTACGTGAAAAATAGTACCTGCACCAGGAACGCTGTTGACCTTGATTTCTCCTCCAAGATTCGTAACTATACCATAGCATATGGATAGTCCGAGTCCTGTCCCCTTGCCTGCCGGCTTTGTCGTAAAAAAAGGATCATATATCTTAAATATATTATCGGAAGAAATACCTTCACCTGTATCAGATATCCTGACGTACCCCATGTCCTTATCTGTTCTGCCTATTTCAATCCCGAGCTGGCCGCCTTTTATCTCCATGGCGTCCAGAGCATTGTAAATAAGATTCATGAAAACCTGATGAAGTTCTGTGGACGAAGCTGCGATTGGAGGCAGGTCAGGGTCAGGGTTGAAAGAAATAGTAACTCCTGACTGTAAGGCCTTTGAACCTGTAAGATCAAGCATTTCCCTGATCAGGGCATTAATATCAACAGCTTCGATCTTGTGATCAGGTTTCCTTGCAAAGGTCAGGAGCTTATGGGTGATATTTCTGCATCTAATGCCCTGGCTCCTTATCTGTGCGACGCTCCTTGAAATTTCCTCAGTATTTGCGTCTTTTTCGTGAATATCTTCGAGAATATCCTGAATCCAACCTGCTTCCTCAACCATGATTGCCAAAGGATTATTAATTTCATGGGCAATACCTGCGGCCATCTCACCAAGGGAGCTCAATTTCCCTGCCTCGATTACCTTGTCGTTCAACTCTTCCTTTTCAGTTTCAAGCCTGTCTATCTGGGTGATAATTTTGCTTGAAATAAACAAACCTGCAATTACGACAAATGCGCTCACAAGGGCAAGAACCATGAGAAGGGTTCTCCTTGCTGCAATTAAGCTTTCAAGAACTTCATCCCTTTTCTGCTGAAAAACAAGTATCCAGTCACCTTCTTTAAGTATGGACATGGAATAGATTGTTCTATCAATTTCAAATGTTACTGGTTTTTTGCCCGGGGATAAATGCTTTGCATATTTTTCAGCATAAGAGGCAAGCAATTTGCCGTCGCTCAAATCAGCTTTTTCAGGTTTGAACTGGAAGGCTCCGGCTTTGTTTATTATGCAGACAGACCCGCTGTTGCCGGTTTTAAGATCATTCACCAGTCCTGAAAGACCTGAAAAATCCACGGAGGATTTTAATATGAAATGTTCCTCACCTGCATCCACTTTAATTGCGACGACAAAAAATGGTTCACCACTTGAATTAACGGACACGTCGCTTATATAGGTATCCCTTGTGATTGCGTTTACAAACCAGTCTTCACCTGATGGCGGGGTTTCTTTTCCGTCTTCTTTAAGTAAAGCGAAATTTCTGTAATTCCCTCTTATGTCAACAATTCCAAGATCAAGATAAATATTGCCGTAAACATTTCTGAGGGCATCGAGCTGGTGTTTGAGAAAGCTCTTCTCCATCATTTTTTCTGCATTGTTATCAAGAAAAAGCCTGAGCACCGCCAGTCTTTCAGAAAGAAAACTGTCTATTTTTCTGGTGTCTTTATAAACCATGTCCTCGATCTGGCCATAAGCTACCTTTTTAAATGATGATTCAAGATGATAGCTCATCACGCCGAATACTATGATTATAGGCACTATGGACGCAAGTATGATTCCCAGATGGATAGTCCTGTCCAGAGTTCTTCGTACAGTAGTACCACTGGTTAGAATCAAATTATCTTTCCTGTTACCGCCGCTTGAGTCAGATCCAGCCATAATTGCGTCAGAATCTCCTTTTAGATGTTATTATTGAAACACATATTATTAACATACTACTTGATTTAATCTAATGTTTTTATTATTAGCGGTATTATTCAATCTCAAAAAACTGAACGGCTATTAATTTTTTTAACCAGGTCGGGTCATAAAAATGATTTATTTAGAAAAAACCCCTGTAATTACTAAGAAAAATGCTCTTTCCGAAAAAAACAAACTACGTCTTTATCCTGTTGTGCTTGATCTTTTTTCAAAAAAGGATTTTCATCAGGTGAATATCCGTGAAATCTACAAACTTTCAGGGCTTAGCCCGAGTACCATCTACAGATATTTTACATCAAAAGAAGATCTGCTGTTCACAATTCTTGACGAAAAAATCATAGAAATCAGGGAACTCATCAAGGAACACATAAGAGGCTTGGACAGCACAAAGGAAATATTCAGAAAGGTTTTTTGGGTCACGCTAAATTATTACGATAATAATCCAGGAGTTGCCATAACAGCCTTTATTACGGTTCCAATGCGGGCATGGATGAGGGAAGACACCTACACGACATCAGAAATACTTGATATTGCAGATAAAATAATTGAACATGGCAAAGCAAAGGGTGAGATCGATCCTGCAATTACCCCCCAGATGACCAGGGATCTTTACTATATGTTTTCACACAGGCAGATTTATGTCTGGTATTTTCATCAGATGAAATGGAATCTTGTTGATACAATCCCACGATTTTTTGATCAGTTTTGGAAAATCATGGCTCCTAAAGGCTCGTAAAACCAAAGATCAGGGACGTATTGATTCTTAATATATTATTTCAAGCATCTATAAATGAATTCTTTAGCCTGATCGTATTCAGACCAGGCTAAAGAATTCAATACCCATTTTTCCTGAAAACAACCCGCACGTTACAAATCATATTGTTCTTTCATTAGATTCCAGCATTGCGTTTTTATTTATTTTGGTTATTTTAACCCAGGTTTTTAAGAATACTCGAGGAATGCCTCATAAGTATTTTCCTTAGGGAAGTGTTGAATCACATAACAATAAAATTTTTGCGGAGCTTTAAAAAAAAGCGCCGCAATTAATGCGCATCATAGCTAAAAATAAAACACAACCCCACTATTTATGATGATTTGAGAAGTCATTGATTTTGTTTTTACAAAGGCCAATACGGAGGAAGCCTTGATAGCAGTAGAAAATTTAAGCAAGAGTTTTGGCGGCCATATTCTATTTGAAAATGCCGGTTTCCAGATAGGAGACGGAGAAAGAATCGGTCTTGTCGGAAGAAACGGACACGGAAAAACAACATTAATAAAAATAATAAGTGGTGAAGAAGGATATGACAGCGGTTCCATAACCTGTCCCAAAAATTTTCGAATAGGCTATCTAAAGCAGCACCTTGCCTTCACTGAAAAAAACATTCTGGATGAGTGCTGCCTTGGCCTTCCAAAAGCTGAAAGAGACAATGTCTGGAAATGCGAAAAAATTCTTGCGGGCCTTGGCTTTTCAAGGGAAGATCTTTCAAGATCTCCTTCCGATTTTTCAGGCGGTTTTCAGGTAAGACTAAATCTGGCCAAAGTACTTGTATCAGAACCGGACCTGCTGCTTTTAGATGAACCCACCAACTACCTGGATATTACATCAATAAGATGGATAGAAAAATTCCTTATTTCCTGGAAAGGCGAGCTTATACTCATAACCCATGACAGAAGCTTCATGGACAAGGTTGTTACTCACACACTTGGGATTCACAGGGCAAAGATCAGAAAAATCCAGGGCGATACTTCTAAATTTTATAATCAGATCGCACAAGAGGAAGAAATATATGAAAAAACAAGAATCAATGATGAAAAGAAAAGAAAGGAAACCGAGGATTTCATCAGGAGATTCAGGGCAAAAGCCAGGCTTGGAAGTCTTGTACAGTCAAGGGTAAAAACTCTTGCAAGACAGGATAAAAAAGAAAAGCTTGAAGAGGTGTCTTCGCTTGATTTTGCTTTCAGGTGCGATCCTCTAAAAGCAAAATTCATAATGGAGGCAAACGACATCAATTTTGGCTATGAAACAGATAAGCCACTCATCAAAAACTTCAGCATCAATATAACCTCAAACGACAGAATATGTATAATCGGGCAGAACGGCAGGGGCAAGACCACACTTCTTAAACTCCTTGCAGGTACCTTATCCCCTGACTCGGGCAAAATAACCTATCATGCTTCAGCAAAAACCGGAGTATATGAACAGACCAATATTGCAAGTCTTGATCCTGGCAAAACCGTTGCTGACGAAATTCATTATGCCCATGCTGACGTAACACTTCAGCAGGCGAGAAACATAAGCGGTCTTATGATGTTTGAAGGCGACAATGCCCTGAAAAAAGTAAGTGTTCTTTCTGGTGGTGAAAAATGCAGGGTCATGCTCGGAAAACTTCTGGTCACACCCCTCAATTTGCTGATGCTTGACGAACCCACCAACCACCTTGACATGGACTCATGCGACGCTCTTCTTGGCGCGATAGACAATTTTGACGGTGCGCTTCTGATGGTTACGCATAATGAAATGTTCCTACATGCCATAGCCACCAAACTTATCGTTTTTCAGAATGATGGGATTGACGTTTTTGAAGGGACATACCAGGATTTCCTTGAAAAAATCGGGTGGGAAAATGAAGATAAAAAGGCTCCATCCCAGTCCATCAATTCCAATGATACTGACCAGTCAGGAAAAACTGGTAAAAAAGAACTCAGGAAGCTCAGATCAGAGATAATAACAAGAAAATCGAAAGAGCTAAAACCTCTTGAAGAGTCCATAAAAAAAACGGAAAACAGGATTGAAAAACTTGAGGCCGAACTAACGTTTTTTCACCTGGAAATGCAGAAAGCCTCGGAAGATCAGAATGTTGAAAAAATCAGGGATTTATCCATTTCCATCAGCAGCCATGAAAAGGAAATTGAGGATCTTTTTGATAAACTTGCTGATTACACAGAACAATATGATGAAAAAAACCGGATTTTCGAAGAAGAATTGAACAATCTGTAAAACGAAAAAGCTCTTTTCCTTAAAAACAAATCACGCAGGGAACGGTTTATACCGATTCCCTGCTTTTGATAATATTATCTGGACATATACATTAACGAACGGGGCGTAATTTCTTCAGTCACCTGTATGTTCACCGATTTAACCCCTTCGTATGAGCCGACTTTTTTCTCTATTTCAGAAATAATAGCGCTCTTGTTAGGAACGGTCTTGGGTATCTGAATGTCAACCACGCCTGAATCAGCAGATACTATAGCATCATGATACTTGTCCACAATCAGAGCCTTGGCATTGGCTGAAAGAGTTATGTTATCAAGTATTCTTCTTGAGTCTTCTGTGGTTGCAAAAGATTTAAGCGAAGCAGTATGACAAATTGCGCTTACACAATCTTCAATGGTTATTTGTTTAAGGTTAAGAATCAAATCATATAATTCAGGATCATTCTGATCCATTCCATACAGATGCTGAGTCCATTTTTTACCTGCTTCGTCATCATTCAGGAGAAGCTTTCTCGCGACCGTGGCTGTAACATTCTCACGAACTATCT encodes the following:
- a CDS encoding ATP-dependent 6-phosphofructokinase, with product MESHKNTEDFISLTSADTEIRTLGKAGFRSPLAEMASESPCPRFISDSDRILIDTDAKRLAEVISNGEQPPSFELAGPREDIFFDPTETGCAVVTCGGLCPGLNDIIRSIVLELYYRYGVKRIYGIKYGLQGFIPKYGHKIVDLSPENVTGILNLGGSVLGTSRGTQDINAIIDTLIEKKINIVFMAGGDGTLKAALAIDSELRKRNLPISIIGIPKTIDNDIFMVSRSFGFDTAVDVATHVIQAAHNEAAGFPYGIGLIKLMGRYSGFIAATAALAQQDANFVLIPEVDFDLEGPNGLLTKLHERLKARGHAVIVVAEGAGQKYLEDGDSQLDKSGNVKLKDIGIYLKDRITDYFKYDGIDISMKYIDPSYTIRSLRANANDSVFCGFHARDAVHAGMAGKTGMLVGHWNGSFVHIPMKLSAGKRKQVNPRGKLWHTVLEATGQGMLLNNTEC
- a CDS encoding KpsF/GutQ family sugar-phosphate isomerase, which gives rise to MEIIKHAKEVLEIEAQGILSLVDKIDSNFVTLVDTIYESNGRVIISGIGKSGLVGRKIAATMSSTGTNSLFLHPVEAMHGDLGMVSPNDVFIALSNSGETSELNLLMPSVRKIGCKLVAMTGRTDSTLAKLSDMVIDVGVSKEACPMGLAPTASTTALLAMGDALAVALIHKRDFKPSDFKKFHPGGQLGQRLSSKVGNLMLKGDLVPIVRPGTDMKQALLEMDKYAIGAIIVCDDECNLAGIITDGDIRHNIVKNPNMGELKVDDIMTRSPRSLDEETPGYDALNMMEKYQITVLPITSGGNRVIGVLHLHDILGKGEFKFNAS
- a CDS encoding sensor histidine kinase, which codes for MAGSDSSGGNRKDNLILTSGTTVRRTLDRTIHLGIILASIVPIIIVFGVMSYHLESSFKKVAYGQIEDMVYKDTRKIDSFLSERLAVLRLFLDNNAEKMMEKSFLKHQLDALRNVYGNIYLDLGIVDIRGNYRNFALLKEDGKETPPSGEDWFVNAITRDTYISDVSVNSSGEPFFVVAIKVDAGEEHFILKSSVDFSGLSGLVNDLKTGNSGSVCIINKAGAFQFKPEKADLSDGKLLASYAEKYAKHLSPGKKPVTFEIDRTIYSMSILKEGDWILVFQQKRDEVLESLIAARRTLLMVLALVSAFVVIAGLFISSKIITQIDRLETEKEELNDKVIEAGKLSSLGEMAAGIAHEINNPLAIMVEEAGWIQDILEDIHEKDANTEEISRSVAQIRSQGIRCRNITHKLLTFARKPDHKIEAVDINALIREMLDLTGSKALQSGVTISFNPDPDLPPIAASSTELHQVFMNLIYNALDAMEIKGGQLGIEIGRTDKDMGYVRISDTGEGISSDNIFKIYDPFFTTKPAGKGTGLGLSICYGIVTNLGGEIKVNSVPGAGTIFHVILPFYKNK
- a CDS encoding TetR/AcrR family transcriptional regulator; protein product: MIYLEKTPVITKKNALSEKNKLRLYPVVLDLFSKKDFHQVNIREIYKLSGLSPSTIYRYFTSKEDLLFTILDEKIIEIRELIKEHIRGLDSTKEIFRKVFWVTLNYYDNNPGVAITAFITVPMRAWMREDTYTTSEILDIADKIIEHGKAKGEIDPAITPQMTRDLYYMFSHRQIYVWYFHQMKWNLVDTIPRFFDQFWKIMAPKGS
- a CDS encoding ABC-F family ATP-binding cassette domain-containing protein, producing MLFENAGFQIGDGERIGLVGRNGHGKTTLIKIISGEEGYDSGSITCPKNFRIGYLKQHLAFTEKNILDECCLGLPKAERDNVWKCEKILAGLGFSREDLSRSPSDFSGGFQVRLNLAKVLVSEPDLLLLDEPTNYLDITSIRWIEKFLISWKGELILITHDRSFMDKVVTHTLGIHRAKIRKIQGDTSKFYNQIAQEEEIYEKTRINDEKKRKETEDFIRRFRAKARLGSLVQSRVKTLARQDKKEKLEEVSSLDFAFRCDPLKAKFIMEANDINFGYETDKPLIKNFSINITSNDRICIIGQNGRGKTTLLKLLAGTLSPDSGKITYHASAKTGVYEQTNIASLDPGKTVADEIHYAHADVTLQQARNISGLMMFEGDNALKKVSVLSGGEKCRVMLGKLLVTPLNLLMLDEPTNHLDMDSCDALLGAIDNFDGALLMVTHNEMFLHAIATKLIVFQNDGIDVFEGTYQDFLEKIGWENEDKKAPSQSINSNDTDQSGKTGKKELRKLRSEIITRKSKELKPLEESIKKTENRIEKLEAELTFFHLEMQKASEDQNVEKIRDLSISISSHEKEIEDLFDKLADYTEQYDEKNRIFEEELNNL
- a CDS encoding cytidylate kinase-like family protein, translated to MAIISISRASCSGGKYIAEHVAERLGYECISREILIEASGQFNVPEIQLAKAIHDGPSFFEKLTHGKEKYIAYVRAALLNYIKKDNVVYHGLAGHFFLQGISHALKVRTIADFESRVQEEIVRENVTATVARKLLLNDDEAGKKWTQHLYGMDQNDPELYDLILNLKQITIEDCVSAICHTASLKSFATTEDSRRILDNITLSANAKALIVDKYHDAIVSADSGVVDIQIPKTVPNKSAIISEIEKKVGSYEGVKSVNIQVTEEITPRSLMYMSR